The Arachis hypogaea cultivar Tifrunner chromosome 16, arahy.Tifrunner.gnm2.J5K5, whole genome shotgun sequence genome contains a region encoding:
- the LOC112758488 gene encoding dof zinc finger protein DOF2.5 has protein sequence MEGISANSSCTARPVLEKKARPQEQLNCPRCNSTNTKFCYYNNYSLTQPRYFCKTCRRYWTEGGSLRNVPVGGGSRKNKKIISSSASSSSSSLSSSSAPKVPDLNPPSLAAQNPNNKMMQGGGHDLNLAFPAMENFHHHALSAYVEIPKLETGGGGGGGDGSSSTAAAAPSSLSAIELLRSSGMAAPRGGLNNIPYVHSSLMPNSNALYPSGFPMQEIKPSLGFSLVDGLGSNGGQVENNDNHNNGRLLFPFGEIKHHHHHQLSAAGVELDQNNKQQAGNNSTGYWTGIIGEGSSW, from the coding sequence ATGGAAGGAATATCTGCGAATTCTTCATGCACAGCAAGGCCAGTGTTGGAGAAGAAAGCAAGGCCACAAGAGCAATTGAACTGTCCAAGGTGCAATTCAACCAACACAAAGTTTTGCTACTATAACAACTATAGCCTCACTCAGCCCAGGTACTTCTGCAAGACTTGCAGAAGGTACTGGACTGAGGGAGGCTCTCTTCGGAACGTCCCTGTCGGTGGCGGTTCAAGGAAGAATAAGAAGATCATCTCATCATCAGCTTCATCCTCCTCATCTTCTCTATCTTCATCTTCTGCACCAAAGGTTCCAGATTTGAACCCACCCAGCCTCGCTGCACAAAACCCTAATAATAAAATGATGCAAGGAGGAGGGCATGATCTCAATTTAGCTTTTCCAGCTATGGAGAACTTTCATCATCATGCTTTGTCTGCGTATGTTGAGATTCCGAAACTCGAAaccggaggaggaggaggaggaggtgatgGATCTTCTTCTACTGCTGCTGCTGCTCCAAGTTCTCTTTCAGCGATTGAGTTGCTAAGGTCTTCTGGGATGGCTGCTCCTAGGGGAGGCTTGAATAACATTCCTTATGTCCATTCTTCATTGATGCCAAATTCAAATGCTCTTTACCCTTCTGGGTTTCCCATGCAAGAGATTAAGCCCAGTCTTGGGTTTTCTTTGGTTGATGGGCTTGGAAGTAATGGTGGGCAAGTAGAGAATAATGATAATCATAATAATGGGAGGCTCCTGTTCCCTTTTGGAGAAATCaagcatcaccatcatcatcagctTTCAGCGGCAGGTGTTGAACTTGaccaaaacaacaaacaacaagcTGGGAACAATTCAACTGGGTATTGGACTGGTATTATTGGTGAAGGCTCATCATggtaa
- the LOC112758492 gene encoding uncharacterized protein encodes MANLYVKAVPPADLNRNTEWFMYPGVWTSYILIIFFAWLLVLSILHCTPGIAWTIINLAHFAITYHYFHWKKGTPFAEDQGIYNQLTWWEQIDSGKQLTRNRKFLTVVPVVLYLIASHTTDYRHPMLLFNTLAVIVLLIAKSPNMHKVRIFGINSDN; translated from the exons atggctaATCTGTATGTGAAGGCGGTGCCACCGGCGGATCTGAACAGGAACACGGAGTGGTTCATGTATCCAGGGGTGTGGACCAGCTACATCCTCATCATCTTCTTCGCATGGCTTCTCGTCCTCTCCATCCTCCACTGCACCCCCGGCATCGCCTGGACCATCATCAACCTCGCCCATTTCGCC ATTACGTATCACTACTTCCACTGGAAGAAAGGAACCCCGTTCGCGGAGGACCAAGGGATCTACAACCAGCTGACGTGGTGGGAGCAGATTGACAGCGGCAAACAGCTCACTCGGAACCGCAAGTTCCTCACTGTTGTCCCCGTCGTTCT GTACCTCATTGCGTCGCACACAACTGACTACCGACACCCCATGCTGTTGTTCAACACCCTCGCTGTCATTGTCCTCCTCATTGCCAAGTCCCCCAATATGCACAAGGTCAGGATTTTCGGAATCAATTCTGACAACtga
- the LOC112758491 gene encoding protein LEAD-SENSITIVE 1 has translation MGLLTNKVLRHEIKPGDHIYTYRAVFAYSHHGIFVGGSKVVHFRPARNLKSITETSSDLDDQTSDPCPTFPDCGFRQPNSGVVLSCLDCFLRNGSIYCFEYGVSPSVFLTKIRGGTCTTALSDPPETVIHRAMYLLQNGFGNYNVFQNNCEDFALYCRTGLLIVDKQGVGRSGQASSIIGAPLAAMLSSPLKLLMPSPVGVATVTAGMYCMSRYATDIGVRSDVIKVGVEDLAVNLGWHCPDQMQEEEEEEEEVVDPGVETSDTQITTVR, from the exons ATGGGTCTGCTTACAAACAAAGTATTGAGACATGAAATCAAGCCTGGCGATCACATCTACACTTACAGAGCTGTTTTCGCTTACTCTCATCatg GGATTTTTGTTGGGGGAAGCAAGGTTGTGCATTTCAGACCTGCGCGAAACTTGAAGTCAATCACCGAGACATCTTCAGACCTGGATGATCAAACATCAGACCCATGTCCAACCTTTCCCGATTGTGGATTCAGGCAGCCAAACAGTGGCGTGGTTCTTTCTTGCCTAGACTGCTTCCTTCGAAATGGGTCCATTTACTGTTTTGAGTATGGTGTTTCACCATCCGTTTTTCTTACCAAAATACGGGGAGGCACATGCACTACTGCATTATCTGATCCACCGGAGACCGTGATCCATCGGGCAATGTATCTGCTTCAAAATGGCTTCGGCAACTATAATGTGTTTCAGAACAATTGTGAGGATTTTGCTTTGTACTGCAGAACTGGCCTATTGATAGTGGATAAGCAAGGGGTTGGAAGAAGTGGCCAAGCTTCTTCCATTATCGGTGCCCCGCTGGCTGCAATGCTTTCTTCTCCACTCAAGTTGTTGATGCCAAGTCCTGTTGGTGTGGCAACGGTAACAGCAGGAATGTACTGCATGAGCAGGTATGCAACTGACATTGGTGTGAGAAGTGATGTGATCAAGGTTGGAGTCGAAGACTTGGCCGTGAACTTGGGATGGCATTGCCCTGATCAGAtgcaagaggaggaggaggaggaggaggaggtggtggatcCTGGAGTGGAAACTTCAGACACACAGATTACCACTGTCAGATGA